In Erwinia pyrifoliae DSM 12163, the genomic window CGGTTGGAATGCCCCACAGGGCAATCTGTAACGGCTCGGTTTGAATGCCGGCGGACTCCTGCATAAAGTTATGCATAAAGATGATGGCGCCGAACGCCACAAAGATATCTTCACCGAAGAACAGGCCGACATTGTCCGTCGCTGCGGCCATTGCCCGTAGCCGGTAGCGCACCGCATCGGGCAGATCACCGTAGCGATTGCCAGCCGCGCCTTCTGCCATTGGGGCCAACAGCGGGCGAACCATTTGCGGATGCCCGCCCAGGCTGGTTAACCCCATCGCCGCCGTAAGTTCGCGCGCCAGCAGATAGACGATCAATAATCGCCCGGCGGTGGCGCTGCGGATGCGCGCAATCCACGCCTGCGCCCGCTCTTTAAGACCATGACGCTCCAGCAGGC contains:
- a CDS encoding DUF969 domain-containing protein gives rise to the protein MDAAVNLWPLMGIAIIVVGFLLRFNPVMVVVVAGIVTGLAARMPVGDILEKLGSGFLNTRNLPFILLLPLAIVGLLERHGLKERAQAWIARIRSATAGRLLIVYLLARELTAAMGLTSLGGHPQMVRPLLAPMAEGAAGNRYGDLPDAVRYRLRAMAAATDNVGLFFGEDIFVAFGAIIFMHNFMQESAGIQTEPLQIALWGIPTAVCAFLIHAVRLHRMDKSLATELHDLNVIALKQKRKR